The Aptenodytes patagonicus chromosome 10, bAptPat1.pri.cur, whole genome shotgun sequence genome includes a region encoding these proteins:
- the CKMT1A gene encoding creatine kinase U-type, mitochondrial isoform X2, whose amino-acid sequence MASNLTPAIYARLCDKATPNGWTLDQCIQTGVDNPGHPFIKTVGMVAGDEETYEVFADLFDPVIQERHNGYNPRTMKHVTDLDATKVKFGHFDERYVLSSRVRTGRSIRGLSLPPACTRAERREVEKVAVEALNGLTGDLAGRYYRLSEMTEKEQQQLIDDHFLFDKPVSPLLTAAGMARDWPDARGIWHNNEKTFLIWINEEDHTRVISMEKGGNMKRVFERFCRGLKEVERLIQERGWEFMWNERLGYILTCPSNLGTGLRAGVHIKLPLLSKDSRFPKILENLRLQKRGTGGVDTAATGSIFDISNLDRLGKSEVELVQLVIDGVNYLIDCERRLEKGQDIRIPSPVPQFRH is encoded by the exons ATGGCCAGCAACCTGACACCAGCCATCTATGCCAGGCTCTGTGACAAAGCAACCCCAAATGGCTGGACCTTGGACCAGTGCATCCAGACGGGTGTTGACAACCCCGGCCACCCTTTCATCAAGACTGTGGGCATGGTAGCTGGTGATGAAGAAACCTACGAG GTGTTTGCTGACCTGTTTGACCCCGTGATTCAGGAGCGGCACAATGGATACAACCCCCGCACCATGAAGCACGTCACAGACCTGGATGCCACCAAG GTAAAGTTTGGCCACTTCGATGAGCGCTATGTGCTCTCGTCCCGGGTCCGGACTGGACGCAGCATCCGCGGGCTGAGCCTGCCACCAGCCTGCACCCGTGCTGAGCGGCGAGAGGTGGAGAAGGTGGCCGTGGAGGCGCTGAATGGCCTCACTGGAGACCTGGCAGGCCGGTACTACCGCCTCAGCGAGATGACGGAAAAGGAGCAACAGCAGCTCATTGAT GATCACTTCCTCTTCGACAAGCCGGTGTCCCCGCTCCTGACGGCAGCAGGAATGGCCCGGGACTGGCCCGACGCCCGAGGGATCTG GCACAACAACGAGAAGACCTTCCTGATCTGGATCAACGAGGAGGATCACACGCGCGTCATCTCCATGGAGAAGGGTGGCAACATGAAGCGCGTCTTCGAGCGGTTCTGTCGGGGCCTGAAGGAG GTGGAGCGGCTAATCCAGGAGCGAGGCTGGGAGTTCATGTGGAACGAGCGGCTGGGTTACATCCTGACCTGTCCCTCCAACCTGGGCACTGGGCTGCGAGCAGGTGTCCACATCAAGCTGCCGCTGCTCAGCAAG GATAGTCGCTTCCCTAAGATCCTGGAGAACCTCCGGCTACAGAAGCGTGGAACAGGCGGTGTGGACACCGCAGCTACTGGCAGCATCTTCGACATCTCCAACCTGGACCGGCTGGGGAAGTCAGAG GTGGAGCTGGTGCAGCTGGTGATAGACGGTGTGAATTACCTGATTGACTGTGAGCGGCGGCTGGAGAAGGGGCAGGACATCCGCATCCCCTCCCCGGTGCCGCAGTTCCGGCACTGA
- the CKMT1A gene encoding creatine kinase U-type, mitochondrial isoform X1, translated as MASTFARALSARRSAGLLAMVGAGSLAAGFLLVRDTVSAGDRQRRHYPPSAEYPDLRKHNNCMASNLTPAIYARLCDKATPNGWTLDQCIQTGVDNPGHPFIKTVGMVAGDEETYEVFADLFDPVIQERHNGYNPRTMKHVTDLDATKVKFGHFDERYVLSSRVRTGRSIRGLSLPPACTRAERREVEKVAVEALNGLTGDLAGRYYRLSEMTEKEQQQLIDDHFLFDKPVSPLLTAAGMARDWPDARGIWHNNEKTFLIWINEEDHTRVISMEKGGNMKRVFERFCRGLKEVERLIQERGWEFMWNERLGYILTCPSNLGTGLRAGVHIKLPLLSKDSRFPKILENLRLQKRGTGGVDTAATGSIFDISNLDRLGKSEVELVQLVIDGVNYLIDCERRLEKGQDIRIPSPVPQFRH; from the exons ATGGCCAGCACCTTCGCCCGCGCCCTCTCCGCCCGCCGCTCCGCCGGCCTCCTGGCCATGGTGGGCGCCGGCTCCCTCGCCGCCGGCTTCCTGCTCGTCCGGGACACGGTCAGCGCGGGCGACCGGCAGCGGCGGCACTACCCGCCCAG CGCTGAGTACCCTGACCTGCGGAAGCACAACAACTGCATGGCCAGCAACCTGACACCAGCCATCTATGCCAGGCTCTGTGACAAAGCAACCCCAAATGGCTGGACCTTGGACCAGTGCATCCAGACGGGTGTTGACAACCCCGGCCACCCTTTCATCAAGACTGTGGGCATGGTAGCTGGTGATGAAGAAACCTACGAG GTGTTTGCTGACCTGTTTGACCCCGTGATTCAGGAGCGGCACAATGGATACAACCCCCGCACCATGAAGCACGTCACAGACCTGGATGCCACCAAG GTAAAGTTTGGCCACTTCGATGAGCGCTATGTGCTCTCGTCCCGGGTCCGGACTGGACGCAGCATCCGCGGGCTGAGCCTGCCACCAGCCTGCACCCGTGCTGAGCGGCGAGAGGTGGAGAAGGTGGCCGTGGAGGCGCTGAATGGCCTCACTGGAGACCTGGCAGGCCGGTACTACCGCCTCAGCGAGATGACGGAAAAGGAGCAACAGCAGCTCATTGAT GATCACTTCCTCTTCGACAAGCCGGTGTCCCCGCTCCTGACGGCAGCAGGAATGGCCCGGGACTGGCCCGACGCCCGAGGGATCTG GCACAACAACGAGAAGACCTTCCTGATCTGGATCAACGAGGAGGATCACACGCGCGTCATCTCCATGGAGAAGGGTGGCAACATGAAGCGCGTCTTCGAGCGGTTCTGTCGGGGCCTGAAGGAG GTGGAGCGGCTAATCCAGGAGCGAGGCTGGGAGTTCATGTGGAACGAGCGGCTGGGTTACATCCTGACCTGTCCCTCCAACCTGGGCACTGGGCTGCGAGCAGGTGTCCACATCAAGCTGCCGCTGCTCAGCAAG GATAGTCGCTTCCCTAAGATCCTGGAGAACCTCCGGCTACAGAAGCGTGGAACAGGCGGTGTGGACACCGCAGCTACTGGCAGCATCTTCGACATCTCCAACCTGGACCGGCTGGGGAAGTCAGAG GTGGAGCTGGTGCAGCTGGTGATAGACGGTGTGAATTACCTGATTGACTGTGAGCGGCGGCTGGAGAAGGGGCAGGACATCCGCATCCCCTCCCCGGTGCCGCAGTTCCGGCACTGA